CGAAGACGTTGTCGGCGGAGTGGTTGAGGTAGCCGAAAGAAGGAACAGGAGGTAGTCATGCAGGACATTCACGGAACGACAATACTTGTTCTGAGAAAGAATGAGAAGACGGTTATGGTTGGAGATGGTCAGATCACGATCGGAGATACCGTTATGAAAGGAACAGCCAGAAAGGTCAGAAAACTTGGCGACGGTTCGGTTCTGGCAGGTTTTGCAGGTTCTGTGGCCGATGCAATGACCCTTTTTGAGAAATTTGAAGAGAAACTGAGAGAGGTCAACGCTAATCTCAAAAGAGCGGCCGTAAACCTGGCCAAAGAGTGGAGGACAAACAAGGTCCTCAGAAATCTTCAGGCACTTCTTTTGGTTGCCGACAAGGAAAGCATTCTTCTGGTATCAGGTAACGGGGAAGTGATAGAACCAGATGGAGATGTCCTTGCGATAGGATCCGGCGGTTCTTATGCCCTCGCAGCTGCAAGGGCATTAATAAGACACAGTAGTCTCGAGGCGGAAGAGATAGCGACTAGAGCGATGGAGATTGCCAGCGAAATCTGTATTTATACAAATACGAAATTCACTCTGGAAACACTTGGAGGAGAAAAGCAATGAACAGAGAAGAACTGGACGACCTGACTCCGAAAAGAATAGTCGAGGAACTCGACAAATACATAGTCGGACAGGAAAAGGCCAAAAGAGCAGTTGCTGTGGCGATGAGAAATAGAATTAGAAGGCAGAAACTTCCAGAAGAGATGAAAAGAGACGTAATACCAAAGAACATACTTATGATGGGTCCCACGGGAGTAGGAAAGACCGAGATAGCAAGAAGGCTGGCAGAACTCACTGGTTCTCCTTTTACCAAAGTTGAGGCAACTAGATTCACTGAAGTGGGTTACGTGGGAAAAAATGTTGAGTCGATAATAAGGGAACTCGTTGAAGTTGGCGTCAACATGGTTAAGCAGGAAAAGATGAGTGAGGTTGAAGGTAAGGCAACTTATCAAGTAGAAGAAAGAATCCTCGAGTCTCTTGTTCCCGGTCCACAGAATAAGGGAAGTGGAGCAAAGAACATTCTTGAGCTTTTCCAGGGCCAGCAGCAGCCAAAACCCAGCCAGGAAGAAATAGACAGAATAAGAAACCGCAGGGAAGACTACAGAGAACGTCTGAGAAGTGGAGATCTCGAAGAACTGGAAATTGAGATCGAAGTCGAAGACCATAGTCAACCAATGATAATGATTCCTGGAATGGAGGATATGGGAATCGACATGTCGGGAGTTCTGGGAGGAATGGTACCGAAAAAGACAAAAAGGCGTAGGATGAGAATCGCCGATGCGAGAAAAACTCTTCTGCCTTTGGAAGCGGAGAAACTTCTTGATATGGATAAAGTTGTGGCTGAAGCGATTGAAAGAGTGCAGAATCGCGGAATAGTTTTTGTAGACGAAATTGACAAGATCACCTTTAGAAGTGGTTCTCACGGACCTGATGTCTCAAGGGAAGGCGTTCAAAGAGATCTTCTTCCGATTATTGAAGGAACGACTGTCACTACCAAACACGGGCAGATAAGAACTGATTACATACTATTCATTGCGGCTGGAGCCTTCCATACTGCAAAGCCGTCTGATTTGATTCCGGAGTTTCAGGGGAGGTTTCCGATAAGGGTTGAGCTTGACGCCCTTACTCAGAAGGATTTTTTGAGGATCCTAGTCGAACCTAAGAATGCTATAACAAAGCAGTATGCTGCGTTACTGGAAACCGAAGGGGTAAGAGTAGTCTTTGAAGAGGACGGTTTGAGAGAGATAGCCAGGGTTTCTTACAACCTAAATGAGAAGATCGAAAACATTGGAGCGAGAAGGCTTTACACGGTAGTTGAGAAAGTCCTTGAGGAGACTTCATTCAATGCACCTGAAGTTCCTGAAGAACTCATTATCGACGGGAAGTATGTTAATGACAAAATCGGTGAGATAGCTGCCGATGAGGACTTAAGTGCCTTCATTCTGTAATGGAAAGAACAGAATACGCTGCAATAGCTCTTTCTGGTGATTTCGTCCCTTCTGAGATGTGCAAGATAGAGAGCGCGGGACTTAGTAGTTCTCAACTATTCCATTCGCAAATAGATCTCAACAGAAGCAAACTGAAGAATTACTGCAAGAATTTCCCTTCAGTAGCCAAAACCATTTCGAAATACAAGAAATTCATCACTTTCAATGACGAACAATATCCCGATTCCCTGAGAAACATATTTGAACCGCCTGCGGTTCTGTTCTTTGAAGGAGAGCTTTCACTCCTCAACTCGCAAAGTATTCTCGCAGTTGTGGGTTCCAGAAAAGCAGACAGGTACGGTGTCTCTATTGCAAAGGAATACTCCAGATCACTTTCCGAAACCGGCATTACAATAGTCAGTGGTCTCGCCGTCGGAATCGATGCACAGGCTCATCTTGGAGCTCTCGAAGGCAGCGGTTCAACAGTGGGGATACTTGGAACGGGGATCGATATCGCTTATCCTGCAACCAACAGACAGCTTATAAGATCGGTGATGGAAAGAGGCTGTGTCCTTTCAGAGTATCTTCCTGGAACTCCCCCGCTGAAGCATAACTTCCCAAGGAGGAATAGAATCATTGCCGGTCTAGCCAGAGCGGTCTTTGTAGTGCAGGCTACTCTGAGAAGCGGTTCTTTGATAACAGCAAGGCTTGCTCTCGAGAACGGAAGAGATGTGTTCGCTGTTCCGGGCGACATAAGTAGGAGAAACTCAGAAGGAACCAACTGGCTGATCAAGAACGGAGCGAAACTAGTTTCGGAATGCAAAGACATATTGGAAGAGTTTCCCGAGTTAGTCTTGCGTGAGCTTTCTAAAGAAAGGATAGACTCACAAGTTCTAGAAGTCCTGGGAGACGGTTCTCTTACTTTCGAAGAACTCCTATTGAGAACAGATTTATCAAGCAAGGATCTGATTGTTGAACTAACAAATCTGCAGTTGAGAGGTTACGTTTACGAGGAAAACGGGCGTTGGAATAGAACTTAGTGGATTTGAGCTGGTATAATCTTGATGAAATGTAGATGCTGAAACGAGATTGGAGGGAAAAAAATGCCGTATGTAAACACCAAGGAAATACTGGAGAAAGCAAATAAGGGATTTTATGCAGTGCCAGCTCTGAATATTAACAACCTTGAGTTTCTTCAGGCAATTGTTGATGCCGGAGTTGAAGAGCGTTCTCCAGTGATAATTGAAACCTCTGAAGGAGCAATTAAGTACGCCGGAAATGGGGACGCCAAACTTGGTGCTAGATTATTTGTTTCAATGGTGAAAGGCTATGCCGATACTGTGGAAATTCCTGTTTCACTTCATGTTGACCATGGAAAGAACTTCGACATTCTTATGGCGGCAATTCAGTCTGGTTATTCATCAGTAATGATTGATGCTTCGGAGTATCCTTTTGAAAAGAATGTAAATGAGACTAAGAAGATAGTAGAGATCGCGCATAGTCTGGGGGTATCAGTTGAAGCGGAACTGGGCAGGTTGGTTGGAATAGAAGACAACGTTGTGGTCGAATCTCATGAGGCAGCACTGGTTGACCCGGATGAGGCAAAATGCTTTGTCGAAGAGACCAAAGTAGATTTTCTTGCACCGGCTATTGGTACGAGCCACGGTGCCTTCAAGTTCAAAGGAGAAGCAAGACTTGACTTTGAAAGGCTCAAGAAAGTGAAGGAGTTAACTGGTCTTCCGCTTGTTCTTCATGGGGCTTCCAGTGTTCCTGAAGAGGTAAAGAACCTCGCCGAAGAATACGGGGCCGATTTCAAAGGGGCCAAAGGTGTGCCGGGAGAGATTCTGGCTGAATCTGTGAGGTTTGGAATAAACAAAGTAAATACTGATACAGATTTGAGAATGGCCTTCATCGCTTCATTAAGAGAGTTTCTTGCAAAAAACCCCGGGGAATTCGATCCGAGGAAATACTTCAAGACACCGAAAGAATTAGTAAAGAATGTGATAAAAGCCAGGTTGAGACTTCTAGGTTGTTCTAATAAAGCATAGACGGGGGTGTCAAATGAAGATTCTTGTAATCAACTGCGGCTCGTCCTCAATCAAGTACCAGCTTCTTGATGCCGCAAGTGAAAAAGTAATGGCCAAAGGATTGCTTGAAAGGATTGGCATATCTGGGTCAAAACTATCCCACAAAAAAGGCGACAAGAAATTTGAGTTTGAGAAGGATATTGCCGATCACACTGAAGGGCTGGAACTAATAATCAATGTATTGCAGGCTGAAGATACAGGTGTTGTGAAGAACATAGATGAAATTGAGGCAGTTGGCCATCGTGTCGTTCATGGCGGAGAAAGATTCGCTTCTTCGGTTCTCATTGACGATGAAGTTGTAAGGGAAATCGAGGCGAACAATTTCCTTGCCCCTCTTCATAATCCAGCGAATATCGAAGGAATTGTGGCGGCGAAGAAGATGCTCCCGTCGGTCCCTCATGTCGGAGTTTTCGATACTGCGTTTCATCAGTCCATGCCAGAATCATCATATTTATATGCATTACCCTATGAGCTCTATAGAAAATACAAGATAAGAAGATATGGTTTCCACGGCACAAGTCACAGATATGTTGCAGAAAGGGCCGCTTCATTACTTGGCAAACCGTTGAAATCTCTTAAGATAATTACCGCCCACATAGGTAATGGTGCGTCTGTCGCAGCAGTAAAGAACGGTAGATCTGTGGATACCTCAATGGGCTTCACACCTCTGGAAGGACTGGTTATGGGGACCCGGTCCGGAGACATAGATCCCGCAATCGTTCCTTTCTTGCAGGAGCAAGAAGGTCTGTCAGCAGGAGAAGTCAACAGTCTGCTGAATAAGGAAAGCGGTATGTATGGACTTACAGACAGGCAGTTTAGTGACATGAGGGATATAGAGGAGCTGGCGATTAAGAACGAACCAGTATGCAAGCGGGCTCATGACGTCTATGAGTACAGATTGGCAAAGTATATTGGAGCATACGTGGCTGCGATGAACGGAGTCGACGCAATAGTCTTTACGGCAGGAGTGGGAGAAAACAGCCCATACCTGAGAGCCAATATTATTAATAAGTACCTCGGATATCTTGGTGTGACGATAGATGAGGAAAAGAACAAAGTTAGAGGGAAGGAAATAGTTATTTCTACCGAAGATTCAAGAGTCGGAGTTTTCGTAATCCCTACAAACGAGGAACTTGTCATTTCCAGGGACACACGCAAAATAGTCAAGGAAGGACTGAAGGAACTGAAACTCTGGGAAGAGTGAAAGGTGATGAAGGGTCATAAAGGAGATTGTTTTAGAGGGTGATACCAAGCTCGCCGCCTGTGGTGAAAAGGCCGATGCTTACTACATAGTATCGTCTGGCGGTCTCATCCTCAAGGGATCAGATTCTGAAGATAGGGTTTACATGGAAGGAGATCTCGCTGACCCACTTTCTATTGTTGGTGGAGAGCACAGCGGAGATCTTCTGTCCGTTGGTGATTCTTCAATTCTTGTTGGCGACAAAGATGAGTTGAAAGAATATCTGGTTTCAAAACCTTCAAGACTTGAAAGGTTTTTCCTTGATGTTGAAGAAGAGCTGAAGCTTTATCCCCGAAAAAAGGCCTGTGATCTTGATGAGCTGATTTCTACAATTATCTCCAGGAAGCAACATTGGCTTAGGGAGTATCCCCCTCTGCTTTTTGGTGAGAAATCTCTTTACAGGAAAGGCATAAAGCTAATTGAGAGGAAGGATTATCCGGCCGCTCAGGAGGTTCTGAAGAGTTATCTCGATCAGTACAAGAACTCTCCTCTATCGAGACCGGTGAAGCTGTTCTATTCGGTTAGCTGCTTTTTAAACAGCATTTTAGAAGAAGCTTTGTCAACAGTAATGGGGATTCTGGAAAGCGAAGAAGATGAGATTTCCAAGATTGCAAGATTCTTTGTATGCAACATGGGCCTTTCCGAGTCTGGCTTCAAACTTCTATACAAGGGTCCAGATTACAGCGCAGATCTCTTCAGGATATTGAGAGCAGATTCACGAAGAGTCCGAAAAGCGTCTTCAGATCAAATCGTGGTTGAAGAGGGCAGAAAGTGTGGAAGTGCTATCTTCCTTCTGAGGGGAGAGATGATTCTTCTGAAAAAACGCGGCGACGAGGATTCAGTACTTTTTTCTCTCAGATCCCCAAATTCCATTGGCGAGGTTCAGGTTCTCTCGAATAGCAAATGGCATGCAACCGTGATTGCCAGAGGAAAATCGGAGTACATACTAGTGGACAGAAATAGACTCGTTCAGAACTTGATAAGCAAATCACCTCAAGATGGATTTAAGATGGTCGAATACCTTCTAGGATACATGAGACAGACCAGCGCTTACTGAGGTATTTAGTGTATTCTGAAAGTCATCTCGCTCTGCTTGAGGAGGATCTCGGGTTCAAAAGATTGGGCTTCCAGAAACAGGGGATCTTCTTCCGGCACCGTAGGAAACAAGGGGGTGAGACCTCTATCTTTTGCGATACCGCATAGCCCACCTATGGTCTCCTTGAAGGAAAAGCCTTTAGTCGGTCCAGCATCCCTAACATAGAATACTGAATCCCTTTCCTGCCAAATGCAGTAGGCGATTTCTTTTCCTTCTTCATTGACGACTGAGTCAAAGCTATATTGCTCGAGATGACTGAATCCCGTGGGTTCTCTTTCCCACTCAGGATTTCGCTTGAATCTGTCCTTCACAACAAGAGCACATTCTATTATTCTTCCTGAATCCGAGTCTCTGAGTGAGAAACCCTTTGCTCCAGGTTTTCTGATGAAGAAAGTTATAAGCCCGCGCTTTTGTCTGAATCCGAACTTCTCGTAGAAGCTGATCGCTCTCTTGTCCTTTTGTGGAACTTCAAGGACTATTTGTTCACAACCTTTCCACTTGGCAATTCTTACTGCTTCATCAACCAACCTGAAGCCAACTCCCTCTCTTCTGAAAGATGGAGTAACTCCCATCAGATCAATTCTTGCTCTCTTCTCTCTGAAGCTCAGCAATACTGCTCCAGCATTTTTTCCCTCTATAGTTGCGACGAATGAATCTGAGAGAGATATATTGTTCTCTCTTACATCTTTTTCGAAGCTCTCGAGAGTCCAGTGCATTCTCAATACATAGTCTGAAAAGATCAGATTCAAAAGGTTTACAATTTCCACTTTTGAAAGGGCTTGCAGTTTACGGAAAGTATTATTCTCCAAGCTCAACTCGCCTCGCCTTCTTGAAGTAGTCATGTTCTTCGGTCAGTTCTGCCAGCAGGTCTTCCAGCTTCCAGTTCAGATTTGATT
This Mesotoga infera DNA region includes the following protein-coding sequences:
- the hslV gene encoding ATP-dependent protease subunit HslV — translated: MQDIHGTTILVLRKNEKTVMVGDGQITIGDTVMKGTARKVRKLGDGSVLAGFAGSVADAMTLFEKFEEKLREVNANLKRAAVNLAKEWRTNKVLRNLQALLLVADKESILLVSGNGEVIEPDGDVLAIGSGGSYALAAARALIRHSSLEAEEIATRAMEIASEICIYTNTKFTLETLGGEKQ
- the hslU gene encoding ATP-dependent protease ATPase subunit HslU: MNREELDDLTPKRIVEELDKYIVGQEKAKRAVAVAMRNRIRRQKLPEEMKRDVIPKNILMMGPTGVGKTEIARRLAELTGSPFTKVEATRFTEVGYVGKNVESIIRELVEVGVNMVKQEKMSEVEGKATYQVEERILESLVPGPQNKGSGAKNILELFQGQQQPKPSQEEIDRIRNRREDYRERLRSGDLEELEIEIEVEDHSQPMIMIPGMEDMGIDMSGVLGGMVPKKTKRRRMRIADARKTLLPLEAEKLLDMDKVVAEAIERVQNRGIVFVDEIDKITFRSGSHGPDVSREGVQRDLLPIIEGTTVTTKHGQIRTDYILFIAAGAFHTAKPSDLIPEFQGRFPIRVELDALTQKDFLRILVEPKNAITKQYAALLETEGVRVVFEEDGLREIARVSYNLNEKIENIGARRLYTVVEKVLEETSFNAPEVPEELIIDGKYVNDKIGEIAADEDLSAFIL
- the dprA gene encoding DNA-protecting protein DprA; this encodes MERTEYAAIALSGDFVPSEMCKIESAGLSSSQLFHSQIDLNRSKLKNYCKNFPSVAKTISKYKKFITFNDEQYPDSLRNIFEPPAVLFFEGELSLLNSQSILAVVGSRKADRYGVSIAKEYSRSLSETGITIVSGLAVGIDAQAHLGALEGSGSTVGILGTGIDIAYPATNRQLIRSVMERGCVLSEYLPGTPPLKHNFPRRNRIIAGLARAVFVVQATLRSGSLITARLALENGRDVFAVPGDISRRNSEGTNWLIKNGAKLVSECKDILEEFPELVLRELSKERIDSQVLEVLGDGSLTFEELLLRTDLSSKDLIVELTNLQLRGYVYEENGRWNRT
- the fba gene encoding class II fructose-1,6-bisphosphate aldolase, with amino-acid sequence MPYVNTKEILEKANKGFYAVPALNINNLEFLQAIVDAGVEERSPVIIETSEGAIKYAGNGDAKLGARLFVSMVKGYADTVEIPVSLHVDHGKNFDILMAAIQSGYSSVMIDASEYPFEKNVNETKKIVEIAHSLGVSVEAELGRLVGIEDNVVVESHEAALVDPDEAKCFVEETKVDFLAPAIGTSHGAFKFKGEARLDFERLKKVKELTGLPLVLHGASSVPEEVKNLAEEYGADFKGAKGVPGEILAESVRFGINKVNTDTDLRMAFIASLREFLAKNPGEFDPRKYFKTPKELVKNVIKARLRLLGCSNKA
- a CDS encoding acetate kinase, whose protein sequence is MKILVINCGSSSIKYQLLDAASEKVMAKGLLERIGISGSKLSHKKGDKKFEFEKDIADHTEGLELIINVLQAEDTGVVKNIDEIEAVGHRVVHGGERFASSVLIDDEVVREIEANNFLAPLHNPANIEGIVAAKKMLPSVPHVGVFDTAFHQSMPESSYLYALPYELYRKYKIRRYGFHGTSHRYVAERAASLLGKPLKSLKIITAHIGNGASVAAVKNGRSVDTSMGFTPLEGLVMGTRSGDIDPAIVPFLQEQEGLSAGEVNSLLNKESGMYGLTDRQFSDMRDIEELAIKNEPVCKRAHDVYEYRLAKYIGAYVAAMNGVDAIVFTAGVGENSPYLRANIINKYLGYLGVTIDEEKNKVRGKEIVISTEDSRVGVFVIPTNEELVISRDTRKIVKEGLKELKLWEE
- a CDS encoding cyclic nucleotide-binding domain-containing protein, whose amino-acid sequence is MVSSGGLILKGSDSEDRVYMEGDLADPLSIVGGEHSGDLLSVGDSSILVGDKDELKEYLVSKPSRLERFFLDVEEELKLYPRKKACDLDELISTIISRKQHWLREYPPLLFGEKSLYRKGIKLIERKDYPAAQEVLKSYLDQYKNSPLSRPVKLFYSVSCFLNSILEEALSTVMGILESEEDEISKIARFFVCNMGLSESGFKLLYKGPDYSADLFRILRADSRRVRKASSDQIVVEEGRKCGSAIFLLRGEMILLKKRGDEDSVLFSLRSPNSIGEVQVLSNSKWHATVIARGKSEYILVDRNRLVQNLISKSPQDGFKMVEYLLGYMRQTSAY
- a CDS encoding GNAT family N-acetyltransferase, encoding MENNTFRKLQALSKVEIVNLLNLIFSDYVLRMHWTLESFEKDVRENNISLSDSFVATIEGKNAGAVLLSFREKRARIDLMGVTPSFRREGVGFRLVDEAVRIAKWKGCEQIVLEVPQKDKRAISFYEKFGFRQKRGLITFFIRKPGAKGFSLRDSDSGRIIECALVVKDRFKRNPEWEREPTGFSHLEQYSFDSVVNEEGKEIAYCIWQERDSVFYVRDAGPTKGFSFKETIGGLCGIAKDRGLTPLFPTVPEEDPLFLEAQSFEPEILLKQSEMTFRIH